The Spirochaetota bacterium genomic interval CTCTCTGTTCCCGGCATGATGATGCCTCCCTTTATTCGTGATGTGCGTCGATCGGGGCGCACGGATATCATTGCCAATTTATTTTAATATTGTCAAATATATTTTAATATATTAAAATATATTTGATACACTTCATTATAGTGTTGACAAGGTCCCCGCGCTTCCCCAAAATAGTGGGCAGCGGAAGGAGAATCACCGTATGGCGCCCGTAAAAAACACGTCGGTAAAGGAAGAGAGGAAGGAATGGGCCCGCGCCCAGCGCCAGGAAAGGATCATCGGCATGGCCGCGCAGCTCCTGGCCAAATGCGACATCGAGGAAATTACGCTCGAAGACGTGGCGAAATCCTCCGGCTATACCATCCAGAACCTGTACCAGTATTTTAAAAACAAGGACGACCTGTTCGCCGCCGTATTGCTGAAAAAACTGAAGGTCATGTACGCGGACGCGGAGAGTGCGGTCGAGCGCACGACTTTGGGCATAGACCGTATCATCACCCTGGGCGATAAATACGTGGATTTCTGCCTCAGGAACAAAAGGTATTTCGATCTTCAAATGCATTTCGAGCGGAAGTTCTGCGCGTACCACAAGCTCACCGCGAAGAAAACGCGTGGTGATTTTATCGTTCAGTGCCAGGGCGTAATCGACCAGGTGAGCGACCTGGCGATCGATGCCATAAAATCCGGGATTGAGGACCGCTCCATCAAAACGCATCTCAAGCCCCTGCACCTCATGCTCCTCCTCTGGGCGCAAATGCTCGGCGTGATACAGGTCATCACCATGCGCCAGAGGTATTTTAAGGAAATCTACGAGCTGACATCGGAAAAATTCCGCAGGGATTTCAAAGACTCCATCCAGGCATATCTGTCCTCCGGCCAGGGTAAATAACGCGTGTCCTTCAAATGCTTGACGTTTTCGACGACGAAGTAATACTTCATACCCATCGGCGCGTGTAAAAGAAGGGGAGGGGTGGGGATATCTCCCATGAAAGGCGCCCGCGGAAAAAGCTTAAAATTACTGTAGAGGTCCCGCCATGCAATTGACCGTCGTCGATTTCGTCGTCATCGCGCTGTACTTCCTGTTCAACCTGGCGATCGCGCTGTGGCTGCGGAAGCGGGCCACGAAGAGCGTGAGCGATTTCTTCGTCTCCGGCGGAAAGGCGAGCTGGTGGCTGGCGGGGACCTCCATGGTCGCGACCACCTTCGCCGCCGATACGCCCCTCGTCGTGACGGGGCTCGTCGCGAAGAACGGGATCGCGGGAAACTGGATATGGTGGAGCATGGTTTTTTCAGGGATGCTCACGGTCTTCTTCTACGCGAAGCTCTGGCGCCGCGCGGGCGTGCTCACCGACGTCGAGTTCGCCGAGATCCGCTACGCCGGGAAGCCCGCGGCGTTTCTCCGCGCATTCCGCGCGGTCTACCTGGGGCTGCCCATCAACCTCATCATCATGGGATGGGTCAACCTGGCGATCGTGAAGATCATGATGACGGTGCTGGGCGTCTCCAAGGTGGAGGCGCTGGGCATGACGATCATCATCATGGTCCTCACGGCGTCCATCTCGACGATATCGG includes:
- a CDS encoding TetR/AcrR family transcriptional regulator; amino-acid sequence: MAPVKNTSVKEERKEWARAQRQERIIGMAAQLLAKCDIEEITLEDVAKSSGYTIQNLYQYFKNKDDLFAAVLLKKLKVMYADAESAVERTTLGIDRIITLGDKYVDFCLRNKRYFDLQMHFERKFCAYHKLTAKKTRGDFIVQCQGVIDQVSDLAIDAIKSGIEDRSIKTHLKPLHLMLLLWAQMLGVIQVITMRQRYFKEIYELTSEKFRRDFKDSIQAYLSSGQGK